A portion of the Pedobacter cryoconitis genome contains these proteins:
- a CDS encoding response regulator transcription factor: MKILLIEDEVKLAGFIKMALEQAGYVTDHETDGTTGLQSAMINNYDLILLDLMLPSQNGFDILKNLRSFDNHVPVIMLSALGSTDQIIKGLDAGANDYLKKPFEMQELLARVRVLQRQQTPKSNAKVKVNDLEIDLHTRQVKRHEKQINLSNREFLLLEYLMLNPDKVITKAQMLDKVWNMNFDPGSNIIEVHLYQLRKKINEGFEHQHIQTVINRGYTLKTIV, translated from the coding sequence ATGAAAATACTACTCATAGAAGACGAAGTTAAGCTGGCAGGTTTTATAAAAATGGCATTAGAACAGGCGGGATATGTTACCGATCATGAAACGGATGGTACAACCGGCCTGCAAAGTGCGATGATAAATAATTACGACCTTATTTTACTGGACCTGATGCTGCCTTCTCAAAATGGTTTTGATATCTTAAAGAACCTTCGTTCATTTGATAACCATGTGCCGGTAATTATGCTAAGTGCGCTGGGAAGTACAGATCAGATCATTAAAGGATTGGATGCGGGGGCCAACGACTATCTGAAAAAGCCTTTTGAAATGCAGGAGCTGCTGGCACGTGTAAGGGTTTTACAGCGGCAGCAAACGCCAAAAAGCAATGCTAAAGTAAAGGTGAATGATCTGGAGATTGATTTGCATACCCGCCAGGTGAAACGTCATGAGAAGCAGATTAATCTGAGTAACAGGGAATTTTTGCTCTTGGAATACCTCATGTTAAACCCGGATAAGGTAATCACAAAAGCACAGATGCTGGATAAAGTATGGAACATGAACTTTGATCCTGGCAGTAATATAATAGAAGTTCACCTGTACCAGTTGCGTAAAAAGATAAACGAAGGATTTGAGCACCAGCATATCCAAACCGTTATAAACCGTGGCTACACCTTAAAAACCATTGTATAG
- a CDS encoding PfkB family carbohydrate kinase, producing MYDICCVGHITLDRVVTPTTEKHMAGGTSFYFSNAIRKMGINYGLVTAIAQSEMPFVLDLRTKGTEVVVFPSAKTVYFENIYTGNLDHRTQRVLQESDPFTVEQFKAVDAKIFHLGPLLSNDIPVELIKALAGRSRVSLDVQGYLREVKGQSVCAIDWKDKKEALQYVHTVKADEAELEVLTGVVGIQEGVKILTDWGVQEVVITRASLGSVIYGDGVFYDIPAFRPVAEVDATGCGDTYMAGYLSQRVKGVGIQQSGEFGAAMASLKMESYGPFDGTEEDIIQLLVVNRG from the coding sequence ATGTACGATATTTGTTGTGTAGGTCATATTACGCTAGACAGAGTGGTTACGCCAACTACTGAAAAGCATATGGCAGGAGGAACATCATTTTATTTCTCTAATGCTATCCGTAAGATGGGAATAAATTATGGCCTGGTTACAGCTATAGCTCAGAGTGAGATGCCATTTGTATTGGATTTACGTACAAAGGGTACTGAAGTTGTTGTTTTTCCAAGTGCAAAAACCGTTTACTTCGAGAATATATACACAGGGAATCTGGATCACCGGACGCAGCGCGTATTGCAGGAATCTGATCCGTTTACTGTGGAGCAGTTTAAGGCTGTAGACGCTAAGATTTTCCATTTGGGGCCATTGCTATCAAATGATATTCCAGTAGAGCTGATCAAAGCGTTAGCAGGCAGGAGCAGGGTTTCTTTAGATGTTCAGGGATACCTGCGTGAAGTGAAGGGGCAAAGTGTTTGTGCGATAGATTGGAAGGATAAAAAGGAAGCGCTTCAGTATGTACATACGGTAAAGGCTGATGAAGCTGAATTGGAGGTTTTAACAGGAGTTGTGGGTATTCAAGAGGGAGTGAAGATTTTAACGGACTGGGGTGTTCAGGAAGTTGTAATTACCAGGGCCAGTTTAGGTTCTGTTATTTATGGAGATGGTGTGTTTTATGATATCCCTGCTTTCAGACCAGTCGCTGAAGTCGATGCAACCGGATGTGGTGATACTTACATGGCAGGTTATTTATCTCAAAGAGTAAAAGGAGTTGGTATCCAGCAGTCGGGTGAGTTTGGTGCAGCTATGGCCAGTCTAAAAATGGAATCTTATGGACCTTTTGATGGTACCGAAGAAGATATAATTCAATTGTTAGTCGTAAATAGGGGCTAA
- a CDS encoding NADP-dependent malic enzyme, producing MNKATNRKQDALAYHADGRPGKIEVVPSKPTNSQRDLALAYSPGVAEPCMEIYRNPDDVYKYTAKGNLVAVISNGTAVLGLGNIGPAASKPVMEGKGLLFKIFADIDVFDLEINATTADEFVNVVKALEPTFGGVNLEDIAAPMCFEIERRLKEEMNIPVMHDDQHGTAIITSAALLNACELQHKKIEKIKLVVSGAGAAAVSCIKLYLKLGVKKENMLVFDKDGIVNIDRTDLDPMRMEFATPRKDISTLAEAMKGADVFLGLSAANVVSVEMVQSMAKNPIVFALANPDPEIAYDLAINSRKDIIMATGRSDFPNQVNNVLGFPYIFRGALDVRATSINEEMKLAAVRAIAELTKLPVPEIVHLAYKAKNLKFGKDYIIPKPIDSRLIGIVSTAVAKAAMESGVARKHITDWNAYQEELQVRLGADDKILRNLASKAKSAPKRVVFAEADNYKILKAAQIVKDEGIATPILLGNVAKIQKIMLEHGIEFGEIEIIDPWQGTEESDQYAAHLFQRRQRRGITLYEAKKLVRDRNYYGASMVEFGQADALISGLTKNYKSTLKPALQVIGTKPGVKKIAGMYMMLTKKGPVFLGDTTVNPDPTALDMVDITGMINETIKEFNITPRIALLSYSNFGSNTGSVPDKMRVATALLKEKYPDMIVDGEMQANFAMNAELLQSNYPFSSLKGVPANTLIFPNLESGNVAYKLLQELGNVEAVGPILLGLNKPVHVLQMDSSVREIVNMITIAVVDAQ from the coding sequence ATGAACAAAGCAACAAACCGCAAACAGGACGCATTAGCTTATCACGCTGATGGCCGGCCAGGTAAGATTGAAGTCGTACCTTCCAAGCCAACAAATTCACAACGAGATTTAGCACTTGCTTATTCACCTGGAGTAGCGGAACCCTGTATGGAAATATACAGAAACCCGGATGATGTTTATAAATATACAGCTAAGGGTAATTTAGTAGCAGTAATTAGTAATGGAACCGCAGTATTAGGTTTAGGAAATATTGGTCCTGCAGCGAGTAAACCAGTGATGGAAGGTAAAGGATTGTTATTTAAAATCTTTGCTGACATCGATGTTTTCGATTTAGAGATCAATGCGACTACTGCTGATGAATTTGTAAACGTAGTTAAAGCCTTAGAACCAACTTTTGGAGGTGTAAACCTGGAAGATATTGCTGCGCCGATGTGTTTTGAAATCGAGCGGCGCTTAAAAGAAGAAATGAACATCCCGGTCATGCACGACGATCAGCATGGAACAGCAATTATTACCAGTGCAGCCTTATTAAATGCCTGTGAATTGCAGCATAAAAAAATAGAGAAAATAAAGCTGGTCGTAAGTGGAGCTGGTGCTGCGGCAGTATCCTGCATCAAACTATACCTTAAATTGGGTGTCAAAAAGGAAAACATGCTGGTATTCGATAAGGATGGCATCGTGAATATTGACCGTACCGACCTTGATCCAATGCGTATGGAGTTCGCTACGCCAAGGAAAGATATCAGCACTTTAGCTGAAGCAATGAAAGGTGCAGATGTATTTTTAGGGCTTTCTGCTGCTAATGTAGTATCAGTAGAGATGGTACAGTCAATGGCTAAAAACCCTATTGTATTTGCATTAGCGAACCCTGATCCTGAAATCGCTTATGATCTTGCAATCAACAGCCGTAAAGATATCATTATGGCAACCGGACGTTCTGATTTCCCTAACCAAGTGAACAATGTATTAGGGTTTCCATATATCTTCCGCGGTGCACTTGATGTACGTGCTACATCGATTAATGAAGAAATGAAGCTTGCTGCAGTGAGAGCAATTGCTGAATTAACCAAACTTCCTGTACCAGAAATTGTACACCTTGCTTACAAAGCAAAAAACCTGAAGTTTGGAAAAGACTATATCATCCCAAAACCTATTGATTCAAGATTAATTGGTATTGTTTCTACTGCTGTTGCCAAAGCGGCGATGGAATCTGGTGTTGCCCGTAAACACATTACAGACTGGAACGCTTACCAGGAAGAATTGCAAGTCAGATTAGGTGCTGACGATAAAATTCTGAGAAACCTTGCCAGCAAAGCAAAATCTGCCCCTAAACGTGTGGTATTTGCTGAAGCTGATAACTATAAAATATTAAAAGCAGCACAGATTGTTAAGGACGAAGGTATTGCAACTCCTATTTTATTAGGTAATGTGGCCAAAATCCAGAAAATCATGCTGGAACATGGAATTGAATTCGGTGAAATTGAAATCATTGATCCATGGCAGGGAACCGAGGAATCTGATCAATATGCAGCGCACCTTTTCCAAAGACGTCAGAGACGTGGCATCACCCTTTACGAAGCAAAGAAACTGGTACGTGACCGTAACTATTACGGAGCAAGTATGGTAGAATTCGGACAAGCTGATGCCCTGATCTCTGGATTGACTAAAAACTACAAATCGACTCTGAAACCTGCATTACAGGTTATCGGTACTAAACCTGGCGTTAAGAAAATCGCTGGTATGTATATGATGCTCACTAAAAAAGGGCCTGTATTTTTAGGAGATACGACTGTAAATCCTGATCCTACAGCGTTGGATATGGTTGATATTACCGGAATGATCAACGAAACTATCAAAGAATTCAATATCACTCCGCGTATTGCCCTGTTATCTTACTCAAACTTCGGTTCTAACACTGGCTCCGTTCCAGATAAGATGAGAGTTGCAACTGCTTTATTGAAAGAAAAATATCCTGATATGATTGTAGACGGTGAAATGCAAGCTAACTTTGCGATGAACGCAGAATTGCTGCAAAGTAATTATCCATT
- a CDS encoding fatty acid desaturase produces the protein MAFLSIVLDPPTYGWADANGNLSKPTTRQLLQEFFKRLNIFKSKKNWLPLMSWSKVIITIPFLYFFIFEYFSWSLLIVAFLYSMIIMGTHGTVWHHRFCTHNAYAFSNRFWRFITQNLTISMIPEEIYVVSHHVHHAKSDAPGDPYNASGGFLYCFLADVNHQPIAKDLCERDYHRAARLMKHTGVQPNTYAQYLKWGSIANPARTVLAWALNWGFWFGILFLIGGFGLACTVFGAAGIWAVGVRTFNYEGHGKGKDMRRDNYDFSREDMSINQLWPGIVAGEWHNNHHLYPKSARTGFLPHQVDIAWYYIRFMYAIGAVKSFKDSKTDFLETHYNKLALVEHGQAQRLQEDKMLILQKDKG, from the coding sequence ATGGCATTTTTGAGTATAGTATTGGATCCGCCAACTTATGGATGGGCTGATGCTAATGGTAATTTATCGAAGCCGACGACTCGTCAGCTGTTGCAGGAATTTTTTAAACGTCTGAACATTTTTAAAAGTAAGAAAAACTGGCTGCCATTAATGAGCTGGTCAAAAGTTATCATTACTATCCCTTTTCTTTACTTTTTTATCTTTGAATATTTTAGCTGGAGCTTATTAATCGTTGCTTTCTTATATAGTATGATTATTATGGGTACCCATGGAACTGTATGGCATCACCGGTTCTGTACGCATAATGCTTATGCATTCAGTAACAGATTCTGGCGCTTTATTACGCAAAACCTGACCATCTCTATGATTCCGGAAGAAATCTATGTGGTTTCACATCATGTGCACCATGCGAAGTCTGATGCGCCTGGTGATCCTTATAATGCTTCTGGTGGGTTTTTATATTGCTTTTTGGCGGATGTTAACCATCAGCCGATAGCGAAAGATTTATGTGAAAGAGATTATCACCGCGCGGCAAGGTTAATGAAGCATACGGGTGTTCAGCCGAATACCTATGCGCAATATTTAAAATGGGGATCTATCGCTAATCCGGCAAGGACAGTTCTTGCCTGGGCTTTAAACTGGGGTTTTTGGTTTGGTATACTGTTCTTAATTGGTGGTTTTGGTTTAGCTTGTACTGTTTTTGGTGCTGCAGGTATCTGGGCAGTAGGTGTCCGCACTTTCAATTACGAAGGACACGGTAAGGGCAAGGATATGCGCAGAGATAATTATGATTTCTCACGCGAGGACATGTCTATTAACCAGCTTTGGCCGGGCATAGTTGCCGGAGAGTGGCATAACAACCACCATTTATATCCAAAAAGCGCAAGAACTGGGTTTTTACCTCATCAGGTAGATATCGCCTGGTATTATATCCGTTTTATGTACGCGATTGGAGCGGTTAAATCTTTCAAAGATTCCAAGACAGATTTTTTAGAGACGCATTACAATAAGTTAGCGCTGGTTGAACATGGGCAGGCGCAGCGTTTACAAGAAGATAAGATGTTGATCTTACAAAAAGATAAAGGTTAA
- a CDS encoding HAMP domain-containing sensor histidine kinase: protein MDGYFYKGLKFKIALVFSVVFIVINVIFSTVIYRYFKNTYLSNYNKYLYNRAKTIVNRTEINPDLIALPDSGESIRIFYHDNDQRQVIVFQSPGVISRLSVPYQRGVIDTLGQYGVYVIKEDFDGRPVELLLTVSNKELVSKLNHLSFLMITATLVSVLASAVMAYLAAGWLLRPIRSMAKDAAQINTSRLSTRLKVLPTHDELQLLTETINSMIDRIASEQELQNNFFAAASHELRTPLANLQAETELYLGESNNQENRTLFMSHLEEINRLQEIVEQFLLISQFKHQGLAINKRPADVSDQLLKVFTRNRFLAERLQINAKLHFAENIKNFEIYGDGDKLEVVWQNLLQNALKYAQKGSHVLCEVTQETSQLNITFKNKVMDKQFNVQSLTDAFTTNRAPNSGAGLGLWLGKQIVEAHHGTLKIAITDYIFSVSVTLLNEE, encoded by the coding sequence ATGGACGGCTATTTTTATAAAGGACTTAAGTTTAAAATTGCATTGGTTTTCAGTGTAGTTTTCATTGTAATCAATGTGATTTTCAGTACTGTTATATACCGGTATTTTAAAAATACATACCTAAGCAATTATAACAAATATCTATATAACCGAGCTAAAACCATCGTTAACCGTACAGAAATTAATCCTGATCTGATTGCTTTGCCAGATTCGGGCGAATCGATCAGAATATTTTATCATGATAATGACCAGCGGCAGGTAATTGTGTTTCAATCACCTGGGGTTATTTCCAGGTTATCTGTTCCCTATCAACGTGGTGTGATAGACACCCTTGGGCAATATGGCGTTTATGTAATTAAGGAAGATTTTGATGGCCGTCCTGTTGAATTGCTTTTAACTGTATCTAATAAAGAGCTGGTTAGCAAGCTTAATCATTTATCCTTTTTAATGATCACAGCCACCCTTGTTAGTGTATTAGCAAGCGCTGTAATGGCCTACCTCGCAGCAGGATGGTTGCTCAGGCCAATACGTTCAATGGCTAAAGATGCTGCGCAAATCAATACCAGCCGGTTAAGTACACGTTTAAAAGTTTTGCCAACACACGACGAATTACAGCTGCTTACAGAAACTATAAATTCCATGATAGATCGCATTGCCAGCGAGCAGGAACTGCAAAACAATTTCTTTGCAGCGGCATCACACGAACTGCGTACTCCACTTGCTAATTTACAGGCAGAAACCGAACTTTATCTGGGCGAGAGTAATAATCAGGAGAATAGAACCCTGTTTATGAGTCATTTGGAAGAAATTAATCGCTTGCAGGAAATTGTTGAGCAGTTTTTACTCATCAGCCAATTTAAACACCAGGGGCTAGCCATTAATAAAAGACCGGCAGACGTATCCGACCAGCTGCTTAAAGTATTTACACGCAACAGGTTTTTAGCAGAAAGACTTCAAATAAATGCTAAGCTGCACTTTGCTGAAAATATTAAAAATTTTGAGATATATGGAGATGGCGATAAACTGGAAGTAGTATGGCAAAATTTGCTGCAGAATGCGCTTAAATATGCACAGAAAGGATCACATGTACTTTGTGAAGTCACTCAGGAAACATCGCAGCTCAATATCACATTTAAGAATAAGGTGATGGATAAACAGTTTAATGTTCAAAGTCTGACAGATGCATTTACAACTAATCGTGCTCCGAATTCCGGTGCGGGCCTTGGCCTTTGGTTAGGTAAGCAAATAGTAGAGGCACATCATGGCACGCTTAAAATAGCTATTACTGATTATATATTTTCTGTTTCTGTTACTTTGCTTAACGAAGAGTAA
- a CDS encoding DUF4268 domain-containing protein, with protein sequence MYSKDQVSKLKQAFWTAFGQYIAPQLSAEGMRINWINYKTGIKHLNFKLHADNKSAFIAIELSHPDTGVQELLFEQFKEFKNILKGYLNEDWEWEQHLLDENYKPVSRIYKTLPDVSIFKEEDWPEIISFLKPRLIALDEFWCDASHSFELFK encoded by the coding sequence ATGTATTCTAAGGATCAGGTTTCCAAACTGAAACAGGCTTTCTGGACGGCCTTTGGCCAGTATATTGCCCCCCAGCTATCTGCTGAGGGGATGAGGATTAACTGGATAAATTACAAGACCGGCATTAAGCACCTGAATTTTAAATTGCATGCAGACAACAAGTCTGCTTTTATTGCAATTGAGCTTTCTCACCCTGATACTGGGGTTCAGGAACTTCTATTTGAACAATTTAAGGAATTCAAAAACATCCTAAAAGGCTATTTAAATGAAGATTGGGAGTGGGAACAACATTTATTGGATGAAAATTATAAACCTGTAAGCAGGATTTATAAAACATTACCTGATGTCAGTATTTTTAAGGAAGAAGACTGGCCTGAAATTATCTCTTTTCTCAAACCAAGACTCATTGCCCTGGATGAATTCTGGTGTGATGCGTCACACAGTTTTGAACTGTTTAAATAA